GGCCGCCCGAGCGACCTCGGCAGCGAAGCGGCTGTGGGGAATCAGGGATGCGACCGCGTGTGCGTCTTCCCAGACGTCGACATCGGTCATGATCGGAACGGAGGCGACCCGGGCACCGCCGCGGACGAGTGCCTCTTTGGTTCGCAAACCGGTATCAGGTCTCGACATCTCCACCGTGGCCAGGCAGGATGCCCAACCGGGAGCGCGCACTGCCAATACCCACCAACCTCCGTCCTCAGCCGGACCGAGAGCGGCGTCATAGCATTCCAATGCCGCTGCCGCCGTCTGCAGACTCTCCGTGGTGACTTGGGGCGTGTCCATGCCGATCTGGACGACGCCGTGGCCGGAATCGGCATCGTGGTGGGCTGCAGCCAGCCGGGCCGCGAAGGTGTCTCCGCGCTGGGCGATGACGCGGTGCCTGCCACACGCCGAGGCAAGCTCGTCTGCTTCTGCTGCCTCGTCGAGGTCACCGGCCATCGCGATGACCACCGGCCATCCGAGACCCTCCACCACGTCGAGGGTGTCAAGCAGCGACGCGGCGGCGATCCGTGCTGCCGCGTGATCCCCGACAGTTGCGGCCAATCGAGTTTTGGCTTGGCCCGCAATCGGTGCCTTGGCGACCACCAGCATCGTCGGTGCTGCGCTCATGTCAGCACCCGAGCGAAATCGGTGATGGTCCGCCACGTTCCCAGCAACGTCCCGGAGACCTTGGACTTCGTCCCGCGAGTGCGCCTGCGATAGACGATGTCCTTCTCGTGCACGGTCCAGCCCGCCTGCGAGGCTTTGATCATCAGCTCAAGCGGATAGCCGAACCGACGGTCGGTGACATCCAGTGCCAGAAGATCGTCTTTGCGACAGACCCGCATCGGAGCCAGATCATGCACACCGAAGCCGCTGCTGCGTCGAATCCACCAGGCCAGGACGGCCGTTCCGGCCCGAGCATGCCAGGGCCAGACGCCGTTTCCCTCTGGTCTGCGGCGCCCGATCGCCATCGTGGCGGTCCCCCTGCTCACGACCGAAACCAGCTCTGGCAGGTCGGCAGGGTCCATCGAACCATCGCCGTCAAGCACTGCCACCAAGGGTGCCGTGGCCGCGACGATCCCGGCGTGCACCGCAGCGCCGTAACCGGCAACATCCTCGTACACCACTTCGGCGCCCAGGTCGCGGGCGACGTCGGCCGTGCCATCGGCCGAACCGTTGTCCACGACGATCACGTCCATACCATCGGGGATGGTTCTGAAGACGCCGGGCAATGCCAGTGCCTCGTCGCGGCACGGAATCACCACAGTGCAGGCAAGCGGCTCACGTGCGAGAGGATCATCCATAGGGTGACACTATCAGTGTTAAAATATGACCGTGCCCACGCAAGGACCCTTTTCTTCTCGCCGGGCCTGGACCGCAGCGATGGTCAGCACGATCATCGGTGCGGTCTTGGTCGCCGCCGCGATCATCTGGCCGCGTGCCACAGGAACGGATGTCTTCATCTACTGGCCTCCGCTGAAAGCGAGATGGGGACCTGAGCTGACACCCACCTTGATGCTGCCGGTGCTCGTGGCAGCCACCGGATTCCTGTGCTGGCGACGGATCAGCTCCGCCCTGACTTGGGGCCCCTATCTGGCCGCAGTGTTCGCCGGTTCCTGGCTGTGGACGGCCGCTTTGGCCCATGTCGGCGGCAGGGACGCCATCAGCAAGGTGTTCGCACGTCCCAGCGAATACTTCGTCGATGCCAAAGAAGTGTCGTCGATCCCCGACTTCGTGTCCGGATTCATCGAACGAGTGCCCCTGCACTCGGACGGCAACTGGCCCATCCACATTGCCGGGCATCCACCGGGCGCAACGCTGTTCTTCATCCTTCTCGACCGGCTCGGCATCGCGGACCCCTACACAGCCGGTGTCATCGTGATGACTCTCGGTTGCACCGGGGTCATCGCAGTCCTGCTGACCATCAAGACCCTGGCGGTGGAGAAGTTCGCCCGCCGCGCCGCTCCCTGGCTCATCGTCGCGCCCTCGGCGATCTGGATGGGCGTCTCCGCTGATGCGATGTTCACTGCGGTGGCCGCCTGGGGACTGGCGCTTCTGGCGCTGGCCTCGACAGCACACCGCCGCTGGCAGCTGATCGGCTTCGGGATACCGGCAGGGCTGTTACTCGGACTGTGCGTCTATCTGTCATATGGGCTGTTGCTGCTGGGAATCCTCGCCATCGCCGTGATCGGTCTCGGTGGCAGATGGGCGGCACTGCCCTGGACGCTCGGCGGAGCGCTGTCCGTCGCCGTGGCATTCACTCTGGCCGGATTCCGGTGGTGGGAGGGGTTCCCCGTCTTGGTCACCCGCTACTACGACGGGATCCAATCCAAACGGCAATACGGCTACTGGGTGTGGGCGAACCTGGGAGCCTGGACGTTCACCAGCGGACTGGCGGCATGGGCTGCCTTTCCCCGCAGCATCGCCGAAGCGTGGCGAGGGACCGACAAGGGCCGGCGCGTGGTCGCTGTCCTGGGCTGCGCCGGTTTCGCCTCGATCCTGGTGGCGACGCTGTCGAGCATGAGCAAAGCCGAGGTCGAACGAATCTGGCTGCCATTCACGATCTGGGTCCTGGTGCTGCCGTCACTGCTGCCTGTGCGATGGCATCGGCCCCTGCTCGCTGCGCAGATCGTCTCCGCGATCGTCATCGAGTACCTCTTGATCACGCAGTGGTGAAGGTTGTGCGGGCCGGTCGAAGCGATCACCGTGCAATGGTCACGATGTGCCTTGGGTCTCCGAAACGTCGTTGTTCTCATTGAACCCGATGAGTTCGTAGCCCATTTCTGCAAGTTCTTCGTCCTCGGATCCCGGGGGAGTGTCGCCGTCGATCGGACGCCCGGCCGTCTCGTTGAAGAAGTGGATGCCGATGAGGCCGATGATGCCTGCACCGACGAGGTAGACGGCCGGGAACAGGTCGAAACCGGTGGCCTGTATGACGAAGGTGTTCACCGCAGCCGTGGTCCCGCCGAAGATTGCGGTCGAGATGTTGTAGCCGATGGCGAAGCCGGAGAACCGGACCTGGGTCGGGAAGATCGCCGGCAGCGTCGCCGAGACGCACGACTGCATCATCACCTGGAGCAGAGCGATGACACCCAGTCCGA
The Brevibacterium marinum genome window above contains:
- a CDS encoding TIGR04282 family arsenosugar biosynthesis glycosyltransferase, with amino-acid sequence MSAAPTMLVVAKAPIAGQAKTRLAATVGDHAAARIAAASLLDTLDVVEGLGWPVVIAMAGDLDEAAEADELASACGRHRVIAQRGDTFAARLAAAHHDADSGHGVVQIGMDTPQVTTESLQTAAAALECYDAALGPAEDGGWWVLAVRAPGWASCLATVEMSRPDTGLRTKEALVRGGARVASVPIMTDVDVWEDAHAVASLIPHSRFAAEVARAAELERGHAQQIGSQP
- a CDS encoding glycosyltransferase family 2 protein; this encodes MDDPLAREPLACTVVIPCRDEALALPGVFRTIPDGMDVIVVDNGSADGTADVARDLGAEVVYEDVAGYGAAVHAGIVAATAPLVAVLDGDGSMDPADLPELVSVVSRGTATMAIGRRRPEGNGVWPWHARAGTAVLAWWIRRSSGFGVHDLAPMRVCRKDDLLALDVTDRRFGYPLELMIKASQAGWTVHEKDIVYRRRTRGTKSKVSGTLLGTWRTITDFARVLT